The following coding sequences lie in one Spirochaetaceae bacterium genomic window:
- a CDS encoding inosine monophosphate cyclohydrolase, with product MVGPVCKDRGWLRRTGYPGRGLVVGCTADGAAGVQLYWTMGRSAGSRNRRLVREPDGSVRVVVADAAAGVQRGDPSLLLYRALCAVRHGDGRVTHVVGNGDQTDTIAAGLAGGESFSAAFSRRDVEPDAPHYTARIAGALTVGGSGGVQCCELAIVKTAGGAPPHTSHQHFRYRGVRPGWGYCITTYEGDGIPLPPFAGEPFPLPVASDPRRAVAELWDLLDRDNRVSAAAKFIDRAGGAVRIELINRNRGGGENGS from the coding sequence ATGGTAGGGCCGGTATGCAAGGATCGCGGCTGGCTGCGGCGCACCGGCTATCCGGGACGCGGGCTGGTGGTCGGCTGCACGGCCGACGGCGCGGCCGGCGTGCAACTCTACTGGACCATGGGGCGCAGCGCGGGAAGCCGCAACCGGCGCCTGGTGCGCGAGCCGGACGGCAGCGTGCGGGTGGTGGTTGCCGACGCCGCGGCGGGAGTGCAGCGCGGCGACCCGAGCCTGCTGCTGTACCGGGCGCTGTGCGCCGTGCGGCACGGCGACGGACGCGTCACGCACGTGGTGGGCAACGGCGACCAGACCGACACGATCGCCGCGGGCCTGGCCGGTGGCGAGTCGTTCAGCGCCGCGTTCTCGCGCCGCGACGTGGAACCGGACGCCCCCCACTACACGGCGCGCATCGCCGGCGCGCTGACCGTGGGCGGCTCGGGGGGCGTGCAGTGCTGCGAGCTGGCGATCGTGAAGACGGCCGGCGGCGCGCCGCCGCACACCAGCCACCAGCACTTCAGGTACCGCGGCGTGCGCCCCGGCTGGGGGTACTGCATCACCACCTACGAGGGGGACGGCATACCGCTGCCGCCGTTCGCCGGCGAGCCGTTTCCGCTGCCGGTGGCCTCGGACCCGCGCCGGGCCGTGGCGGAGCTGTGGGACCTGCTCGACCGCGACAACCGGGTGTCCGCGGCCGCGAAGTTCATCGACCGCGCCGGCGGCGCGGTGCGCATCGAGCTGATCAACCGCAACCGCGGCGGCGGGGAGAACGGATCGTGA